A genomic stretch from Cyprinus carpio isolate SPL01 chromosome A12, ASM1834038v1, whole genome shotgun sequence includes:
- the LOC109099847 gene encoding syntaxin-binding protein 4, producing the protein MALLPQVEAEHFDGLSLLYWTIMGPQGINRAVERIEFTDCKKGLGVKIIGGCREQSGEEFGIFIKRILPGGVAAQDKRLRAGDLILDVNNMNLGGVTNEKAVEVLRMASATNHMSLLIVRDDASRREFIELMEKYGSSSSTSSGSDTSVSTGKLTDTASSSSSSRSTSPLLLSPKDPNPVYTTACITSPSPQVCTDCMIQLICVAKGTGLGLVIRGGANRAEGPMVCVQEIIQGGDCQKDGRLKAGDQLISINKESLIGVTHEEAKSILTQTKLRPDPTVEIAFIRQRSSSGSSSGPHSPISVQPPCSTASQLRPTGLGGTTLPGGLVPKMANTPNSGSETLPSVELTKVQPATGKPNPSPVSSPDSACTTVANSDATAACNPSNSCRPSKHLSSTPSFERIEQALEVLGLKPTESQVLTLRERLRLSPGGTVDYGDFERVAKELFKLPSKSDSEQEVARLTSDDLIESPSNTRPLLSDSDDLDEMERLRKEYIEALRELKKMQDKLTESESLNHKMQQELTKVKQEAKSAVEESRSLWTRIHLAEAAQKQARGMEIDYEEVIHLLEAEIAEMKSQKTEQPSCGKDDLQDQKKRISVLECQLRKSETAKKGFEVSTGKLLQFVEAVQGFLSENQSSSRGYSSPSNPKLTILSQTVPSQGGTKPPWTASTLAVEAKELTNTVRGILELDCLPFGWGEAYTADGVKYYVNHVTQTTSWTHPVMRSLGLSEPGTNDETLNSPESTA; encoded by the exons ATGGCACTGCTTCCACAAGTGGAGGCAGAACACTTTGACGGGCTATCACTCCTCTACTG gacaataATGGGGCCCCAAGGCATCAACCGTGCTGTGGAGAGAATAGAGTTTACAGACTGTAAAAAAGGACTTG GCGTGAAGATTATTGGAGGCTGCAGGGAACAGAGCGGTGAAGAGTTCGGTATTTTCATTAAACGAATTTTGCCAGGTGGCGTGGCAGCACAGGACA AGCGTCTTAGAGCAGGGGACCTCATTTTAGATGTCAACAACATGAATTTAGGAGGTGTTACAAATGAAAA GGCAGTGGAAGTTCTTCGCATGGCGTCAGCTACAAATCACATGTCTTTACTAATAGTACGTGACGACGCTTCCAG GAGGGAATTTATTGAGTTAATGGAAAAATATGGCTCCAGCAGTAGTACCAGCTCTGGATCAGACACTTCTGTTTCCACAG GAAAGTTGACCGACActgcctcctcctcctcatcttccagATCAACCAGTCCTCTGCTTCTGAGCCCTAAAGACCCCAACCCAGTATACACCACTGCCTGCATTACCTCCCCATCTCCTCAAGTCTGCAC AGACTGCATGATTCAGTTGATATGTGTTGCCAAAGGGACAGGATTAGGCTTGGTCATTAGGGGCGGAGCTAACCGTGCAGAGGGGCCAATGGTGTGTGTTCAGGAAATAATACAAGGAGGCGATTGCCAAAag GATGGGAGACTAAAGGCTGGGGACCAGCTCATATCCATCAATAAGGAATCACTCATTGGAGTGACACATGAAGAAGCCAAAAGCATACTCACTCAAACAAAACTCAG ACCAGACCCTACAGTAGAGATAGCATTCATCAGACAAAGGTCTTCATCAGGCTCCAGCAGTGGACCCCACAGCCCTATCTCCGTTCAACCTCCCTGCAGTACAGCCTCCCAACTTAGACCCACTGGACTCGGGGGAACAACCCTGCCCGGAGGTCTCGTTCCTAAGATGGCCAACACCCCCAACTCTGGAAGCGAGACGTTGCCTTCTGTAGAACTTACTAAG GTACAACCAGCAACAGGAAAGCCTAATCCCAGCCCCGTGTCCTCACCTGACAGTGCCTGCACCACAGTGGCCAACTCTG aTGCAACTGCTGCCTGTAATCCCAGCAATTCCTGCAGACCTTCAAAACATCTATCCTCCACTCCCAGCTTTGAGAGAATAGAGCAG GCACTGGAGGTTCTGGGACTGAAGCCTACTGAGTCTCAGGTCCTGACACTGAGAGAAAGACTGCGTTTGAGCCCAGGAGGGACAGTGGATTATGGAG attttgagagAGTGGCAAAGGAACTCTTTAAACTACCATCCAAATCTGACTCAGAACAGGAAGTAGCAAGATTGACATCAGATGATCTTATTGAGTCTCCATCAAACACTAGG CCCTTGTTATCAGACTCTGATGATCTGGATGAGATGGAGAGACTAAGAAAAGAGTACATTGAGGCCTTAAGAGAGCTCAAGAAAATGCAG GATAAgctgacagaatctgagagcctTAATCATAAGATGCAGCAGGAACTGACAAAAGTTAAACAG GAAGCAAAATCTGCAGTGGAGGAGAGTCGATCCCTGTGGACCCGGATCCATTTGGCAGAGGCAGCTCAGAAacaggcccggggaatggagataGACTACGAGGAGGTTATCCATCTCCTGGAGGCTGAGATAGCTGAAATGAAATCTCAGAAAACTGAGCAACCCAGCTGTGGAAAG GACGATCTGCAAGATCAGAAAAAAAGGATTTCTGTACTCGAATGCCAGCTACGAAAGAGTGAAACTGCAAAGAAGGGTTTTGAAGTCTCTACGGGTAAACTTCTACAGTTTGTGGAG GCTGTCCAAGGCTTCCTGTCTGAAAACCAAAGCAGTTCAAGAGGCTATAG ttctcCCAGCAATCCAAAGTTGACTATTCTGTCTCAAACCGTGCCATCTCAAGGTGGGACGAAACCACCTTGGACAGCATCTACTCTTGCCGTGGAAGCTAAAGAACTAACTAATACTGTCAGAGGCATTCTAGAGCTCGACT GTTTACCTTTTGGCTGGGGTGAGGCGTACACTGCGGATGGAGTGAAGTATTACGTAAA TCATGTAACTCAGACAACATCATGGACGCACCCTGTAATGAGATCTTTGGGTCTGTCAGAACCAGGAACAAATGACGAAACCCTGAACTCTCCAGAATCCACAGCCTAG